Sequence from the Bacteroidota bacterium genome:
AATTTAGAAATGTCCTATGTTTAGCAAAGTAGAAATGTCCTTTTTTTATGCTGTCAAAGCAAAGTAGAAATGTCCTATCCTGAGCAAAGTAGAAATGTCCTATTTTTCATAAATAAATATGTGAGTAGTAGTATAAATTAATTGAGTTTGTGTGGATAAAATTGTGGTAAGATTTTAATAGCAAGGAGGAGAAAAACTTACCATATTTCTTAGCTTTTCTTTTAATAATTAAACTGACGTTAACTCTAATTTGTTTTTTTGAGCACTTTTAGTTGAATAATTAAACTTTCTCCATATATGATCTTTTGGAGGTATATACCCGGATTTTTGTCTGGTTAAAGCACAAAGTTTAATATTTTGTTTTTTGGGTCTTTCCGGTAAAACTTCATATTTGAGATAATGTCCATTAAGACAAATTTTTATTTCCTCGTTCAGATGTTTCTCCATAATGACAGTATCTTTTTTAAAAACTGTTGTTGGCTGTATTTCATTTAGTTGATAGAAGCCATTTTCAAACATAATTGTATAATCATTATTTACCTTTCTTTCTAATTGTCTGGAAAATATTTGGGGTAGTTTTTTTTCTGTCTGTTTATCAATTTCTTTGTGTAAATTAGCTTGGTTCTTAGGTACTACACTAAATTTTTGATTGAATTTTGGAATATAAGTTTTTAAAAATTGATTGGCTTCTTTTATGCTTGAAATATTAGCTAATTTTAATTCTTTTGTTAATCGATCTTGTAATGTCCCAAAAGCTCTTTCTACTCTTCCTTTGGCTTGAGGACTGTGCGCTGTAATTGTTTCAATCCCTACTTGTTTCATTGCTCTCTGAAATTGTGTTAATAAGTCTTTGTTATCTACTGCTAACTTGTGATTGATTTTATAAGTACTAAATTTATCAAGGTATATTGAAAGTGGTAATCCATTCTTTTTAAAATATTGAAGCCAAAACTTAAATACTGCTACTACTCCTTCATTTTTATCAAATTTGGCTTCTGTTATTTTACTTGTGGCATCATCTATCGAAACTAGTAAACATGCTTCTTCTCCTCGATCTTCAAACCATTTATGATATGATCCGTCAAATTGCTGCATCTCTCCATAATTACTTCTTCTAGGTCTCCAGGTATGTCTTTGCTTTGGTCTTTTTCTTGATTTAGGCTTCCATAGTTTTTCCTTAATCATTAATTGCCGTAAACTTTCTTTGTTTATTCTTAAGTTATGATTTTCCAATAATTTTTCTGCCGCAAATGTTGGTTTAAAATCATGATATTTTTCATTTATTATTTGCATTACTTCTTTTATAAATTCCTCTTTTAATTTTCGGTTACTAGCCTTTCCTCTGCTTTTATGGATTATTCCCTGGGCACCATCCTTTATAACCTTCTGCTTTATTCTGCGGACTTGTCTGACACTTTTTAGCCCCATTGATTTGCGTGCTTCATCTTCGCTTATTTGTTTTTTTATTAGCTTTTGAGCAACTTCATAACGTTGTAATTCTTTCATGCTTAATGTGATTAGATTGTCCATTTTTATTGTTGTTAAAA
This genomic interval carries:
- a CDS encoding ISNCY family transposase — protein: MKELQRYEVAQKLIKKQISEDEARKSMGLKSVRQVRRIKQKVIKDGAQGIIHKSRGKASNRKLKEEFIKEVMQIINEKYHDFKPTFAAEKLLENHNLRINKESLRQLMIKEKLWKPKSRKRPKQRHTWRPRRSNYGEMQQFDGSYHKWFEDRGEEACLLVSIDDATSKITEAKFDKNEGVVAVFKFWLQYFKKNGLPLSIYLDKFSTYKINHKLAVDNKDLLTQFQRAMKQVGIETITAHSPQAKGRVERAFGTLQDRLTKELKLANISSIKEANQFLKTYIPKFNQKFSVVPKNQANLHKEIDKQTEKKLPQIFSRQLERKVNNDYTIMFENGFYQLNEIQPTTVFKKDTVIMEKHLNEEIKICLNGHYLKYEVLPERPKKQNIKLCALTRQKSGYIPPKDHIWRKFNYSTKSAQKNKLELTSV